One window of the Melanotaenia boesemani isolate fMelBoe1 chromosome 14, fMelBoe1.pri, whole genome shotgun sequence genome contains the following:
- the cbr4 gene encoding carbonyl reductase family member 4 produces MSRLAVVCGGSRGIGKAVSRLLSERGCRLAVVSRNEDAARATVATLHGSDHVALSCDISKEQEVQKTFEIIQRTCGNISYLVNAAGINRDSLLLRTKPEDMVALLHTNLLGCMLTCRAALRSMLQTKEAAIVNIGSVVGLKGNAGQCVYSASKAGLEGFTRSLAKEVASRNIRVNLLAPGFIHTDMTAGLREKDGAHSIPLGRFGTPEEAAQAVLFLLESPYITGQVLVVDGGLQLAM; encoded by the exons ATGTCCAGGCTGGCGGTGGTGTGTGGGGGCTCCAGAGGTATTGGGAAAGCTGTATCCCGCCTACTGTCTGAGAGGGGCTGCAGGTTAGCTGTGGTGTCGAGGAACGAAGATGCCGCCCGGGCCACCGTAGCGACTCTACATGGAT CTGACCATGTGGCTCTCAGCTGTGACATCTCGAAAGAGCAAGAGGTGCAGAAAACCTTTGAAATAATCCAGAGGACCTGTGGAAACATCTCATATCTTGTGAATGCTGCTGGCATCAACAG GGATTCTCTGTTACTGAGGACCAAGCCGGAAGACATGGTGGCTCTGCTTCACACCAACCTGTTGGGCTGCATGCTGACCTGCAGGGCAGCGCTGCGCAGCATGCTGCAGACCAAGGAAGCAGCCATTGTTAATATAG GCTCTGTGGTTGGCCTAAAAGGGAATGCAGGCCAGTGTGTCTACAGTGCCAGTAAAGCTGGCTTGGAAGGTTTCACTCGCTCGCTTGCTAAAGAAGTAGCTTCACGTAATATCAGGGTTAACCTGTTGGCTCCAG GTTTCATCCACACTGACATGACCGCAGGGCTGAGGGAGAAGGATGGAGCACACTCCATCCCTCTGGGGAGATTTGGCACGCCAGAGGAAGCAGCCCAGGCTGTCCTCTTCCTTTTAGAGTCTCCCTACATTACAGGACAGGTGCTGGTGGTGGATGGAGGACTGCAGCTGGCTATGTAG